A genome region from Salvia splendens isolate huo1 chromosome 19, SspV2, whole genome shotgun sequence includes the following:
- the LOC121778975 gene encoding uncharacterized protein LOC121778975: MVTRKRDATIDVASMLKDVEMKVPALTALKMPPISKFIKDNLAGKPSDLPSKKTDPGMFTLPISIGDIQVEHAMCDLGASINVLPYTIYEKLGAAKLIDTDIMIQLADRSCIHPEGILEDVIVKVNNFLYPADFFIIKMTEPAARESSGVPLGRPFLSTVSIIIDVRNGKISLDFNGEQITFNINEAMKRLADNENIYSVDVMEPLVHEFLEEEFLKR; encoded by the exons ATGGTGACAAGAAAGAGGGATGCCACAATCGATGTGGCAAGTATGCTCAAGGACGTGGAGATGAAGGTGCCGGCCTTGACGGCGTTAAAGATGCCCCCGATCAGCAAATTTATTAAAGACAACCTGGCAGGGAAG CCGAGTGATCTTCCTTCAAAGAAGACCGACCCAGGGATGTTCACTCTCCCGATTTCAATCGGAGATATTCAAGTAGAGCACGCGATGTGCGATCTCGGGGCATCCATCAATGTGCTGCCATATACTATCTATGAGAAGCTGGGAGCGGCCAAGCTCATTGACACTGACATAATGATCCAGTTGGCCGACAGATCGTGTATTCACCCTGAAGGAATTCTTGAAGACGTTATTGTGAAGGTGAATAACTTTCTATACCCAGCCGATTTTTTCATAATCAAGATGACGGAGCCAGCAGCAAGGGAGTCGAGTGGAGTCCCACTGGGACGGCCGTTCCTGTCTACGGTCAGCATCATTATAGACGTCCGTAATGGGAAGATAAGCTTGGACTTCAATGGAGAACAAATCACGTTCaatatcaatgaagccatgaagaggcTAGCCGACAACGAGAACATATACTCAGTAGATGTGATGGAACCCTTAGTACATGAATTTTTGGAGGAAGAATTCCTAAAGAGGTAG